The following are from one region of the Osmerus mordax isolate fOsmMor3 chromosome 1, fOsmMor3.pri, whole genome shotgun sequence genome:
- the LOC136932693 gene encoding immunoglobulin-like and fibronectin type III domain-containing protein 1 → MWKKSKVTDQTASGQGVGGAEGGLTEEKGIKKRSKVPGVMITQYVEEIPEGKSHPDFTRKPIALTIQEGKLAIFKAIVIGDPEPVVTWSRAKGEITDKEKFQNKYDDVSHEHTLEIPDVTSDEADTYKCFATNEYGKAVCTVVLNIIEVGFKKTKEMKKSEEGSVEPVQFRKNLKKREGTREEKPMETDEKVWEILLSADKKDYESICIEYGITDFRGMLKRLKQMKKEREEEIAQFVEKIGKLKPITVSAEDSASFELDMDLKDPSSRIFLYKDGVMVPYTKELDLEQKHNLKQVGKKYIFTIKNLDPADAGLYQVDVEGVPVFSTDFKIPPVEFAVKIQEVKAEERQDALFQCVLTVPLNEITWMGKNCPLQNDEKFEITVSEDKLIHKLLVKDCLPLDAGIYAAVAGIKSCNAWLIVEADKNPETKGKKKERKTTMAGASDLDLEKIAREQQEKYKKDMEEDEAVVVKKKRVRDGPLIPDTVVGPDNVRLVNLLDPGVHFHSGLADCSANVGEAAELVCKLSSEDCEGVWYKDGEEIKSSDGITISKDGTYHKLKIHKVTEEYAGTYRFEADGRKTESTIVVEDPPRFDSEGLKEFVVPITVKKGHKATFKMPYGGREPIKIQWYLEGEELSDDSNIKIEHTEGQSRLLLNKLQRKDSGEVKIKIKNEFGSTEVVTQLIVLDKPTPPMGPLEIIEASQNCIDIKWRGPKDSGGCKIDNYIMERQQVGRNTWKKLGPIGAEAHYKDSDVDHGRRYCYRIRVETEIGTSELMETEDVQAGTKAYPGPPSVPKVVSAFKDCINLAWSPPSNTGGTNILGYNMEKRKKGSNLWGPVNLPDEPIKGKTFGVKDVIEGMEYEFRVSAINNSGAGEFSTPSEFVFARDPKKPPGKVIDLKVTDSTYTTLCLSWTKPKDIEKVEDEAKGYFVEIRPAENPEWDRCNSNAITMTSFTVKGLKSMAMYWVRVIATNDGGEGQPQELDNYILAMPPPVRPRFTDAKIKSFMVVRAGNSARLNINFEASPWPEVTWLKDSGPVSKRVTISNAEGASQLLIPSAERCDTGIYTIIVKNIVGQETFSIEIRVTDEPKPPGPVEVEENVPGTVTVSWTPSPDEKRDDRLHYLVSKRDSNKRQWNTVADRIFNNKFTACNIMPGRDYQFRVYAKNDMGSSKPSESPKWSITGKKEKFLLNMPESKTCNLERPPKFLVPLKKHTAPEGYECYMSCAVRGDPTPHVTWYRNNISLNTNTNYYISNTCGVCSMLILRVGPKDTGEYKIIAENPLGRAECATKLTVRD, encoded by the exons ATGTGGAAGAAGTCGAAAGTCACCGATCAGACTGCCTCCGGGCAGGGGG TAGGAGGTGCAGAGGGGGGGCTGACCGAAGAGAAAG GCATCAAGAAGCGATCCAAAGTCCCCGGGGTGATGATCACCCAGTATGTGGAGGAGATCCCAGAAGGGAAGAGCCACCCTGACTTCACCCGCAAGCCCATCGCTCTCACCATCCAGGAAG gTAAATTAGCTATCTTTAAAGCTATCGTGATTGGGGACCCTGAACCTGTGGTGACATGGAGCAGAGCTAAAGGAGAAATTACCGACAAGGAGAAGTTCCAGAACAAATATGACGATGTGtcccatgaacacacactggag atccCTGATGTCACTTCAGACGAAGCAGATACTTATAAATGCTTTGCTACGAATGAATATGGAAAAGCTGTTTGTACCGTCGTCTTGAATATTATTGAAG TTGGATTCAAAAAAACGAAGGAAATGAAAAAGTCAGAAGAAG GTTCTGTGGAGCCTGTACAGTTCAGGAAAAATTTGAAGAAACG GGAAGGAACTCGTGAGGAGAAACCGATGGAGACAGACGAGAAGGTCTGGGAGATTCTGCTCAGCGCAGACAAGAAGGACTACGAGAGCATCTGCATTGAGTACGGCATCACTGACTTCCGTGGCATGTTGAAGAGACTGAAGCagatgaaaaaagaaagagaggaggagatagcgCAG TTTGTTGAAAAGATCGGTAAGCTGAAGCCCATTACAGTCTCAGCTGAAGATTCTGCATCCTTTGAGCTCGACATGGACCTGAAGGATCCAAGCAGCAGGATCTTTCTTTACAAG GACGGTGTCATGGTTCCTTACACCAAAGAACTGGATCTGGAGCAGAAACACAACTTGAAACAAGTTGGCAAGAAATACATCTTTACAATCAAGAATCTGGACCCAGCGGATGCAGGTCTTTACCAGGTGGACGTGGAGGGAGTCCCAGTCTTCTCTACTGACTTCAAAA TTCCCCCTGTTGAGTTTGCTGTCAAAATACAGGAAGTcaaggcagaggagaggcaggacgcTCTCTTCCAGTGCGTTTTGACCGTACCGTTGAACGAGATTACGTGGATGGGGAAAAACTGCCCTCTGCAGAACGATGAGAAGTTTGAAATCACTGTTTCTGAGGACAAGCTGATTCACAAACTGCTGGTGAAGGATTGCTTGCCTTTGGACGCTGGTATCTATGCAGCTGTGGCAGGCATTAAGTCGTGCAATGCCTGGCTTATTGTTGAAG CCGACAAAAACCCTGAAACGAAAGGCAAAAAAAAGGAACGCAAAACGACGATGGCGGGAGCGAGTGACCTGGATCTGGAGAAGATCGCCCGGGAGCAGCAGGAAAAGTACAAGAAGGACATGGAG GAAGACGAAGCGGTCGTGGTGAAAAAGAAGCGCGTGAGGGACGGTCCTCTCATCCCGGACACCGTCGTAG GACCTGATAACGTGCGTCTTGTGAACCTCCTAGACCCTGGAGTCCACTTCCACAGTGGGCTGGCGGACTGCAGCGCCAACGTGGGCGAGGCAGCAGAGCTGGTGTGCAAGCTGAGCAGTGAGGACTGCGAGGGGGTCTGGTACAAGGacggggaggag ATCAAATCGTCGGATGGCATTACCATTTCCAAAGATGGAACCTACCATAAGCTGAAAATTCATAAAGTGACAGAGGAATATGCAGGGACATACCGTTTTGAGGCAGACGGAAGGAAGACTGAATCAACGATTGTTGTTGAAG ACCCACCTAGATTTGACTCGGAGGGACTGAAGGAATTTGTAGTTCCAATCACTGTGAAAAAGGGTCACAAAGCTACCTTTAAGATGCCTTATGGTGGCCGCGAACCAATAAAGATCCAGTGGTACCTGGAAGGCGAGGAGCTTTCGGATGACTCGAACATTAAGATCGAGCACACCGAAGGCCAGAGCCGTCTGCTCCTCAACAAGCTGCAGCGCAAAGACAGCGGAGAAGTCAAGATCAAAATCAAGAATGAATTTGGCTCCacagaagttgtgacccagCTCATTGTACTTG ACAAACCCACGCCTCCCATGGGTCCTCTGGAGATCATCGAGGCGTCTCAGAACTGCATCGACATCAAGTGGAGAGGACCGAAGGACTCTGGTGGCTGTAAGATTGACAACTACATCATGGAGCGCCAACAAGTCGGACGCAACACCTGGAAGAAGCTGGGGCCGATAGGCGCAGAGGCCCACTACAAGGACAGTGACGTGGACCACGGCCGGAGGTACTGCTATCGTATCCGAGTTGAAACCGAGATTGGCACCAGCGAGTTAATGGAGACAGAGGACGTTCAGGCAGGTACGAAAG CCTACCCCGGACCCCCTTCTGTTCCCAAAGTGGTCAGCGCCTTCAAAGACTGCATCAACCTGGCCTGGTCTCCTCCCTCCAACACTGGAGGCACCAACATCCTGGGTTACAACATGGAGAAACGCAAGAAGGGCAGCAATCTGTGGGGCCCTGTTAACCTACCAGACGAGCCTATCAAAG GGAAGACCTTTGGTGTGAAAGACGTGATTGAGGGCATGGAGTACGAGTTCCGTGTGTCAGCCATTAACAACTCAGGAGCGGGTGAATTCAGCACCCCATCAGAGTTTGTTTTCGCCAGGGACCCCAAAA AGCCCCCCGGTAAAGTGATCGACCTGAAGGTGACAGACTCCACCTACACCACCTTGTGTCTGTCCTGGACGAAGCCCAAGGACATCGAAAAGGTGGAGGACGAGGCCAAGGGCTACTTTGTGGAGATCAGACCAGCAGAGAACCCTGAATGGGATCGCTGTAACTCCAATGCCATCACCATGACGTCCTTCACGGTGAAGGGCCTGAAGTCCATGGCCATGTACTGGGTGAGGGTGATCGCCACCAAcgatggaggggagggacaaCCCCAGGAACTGGACAACTACATCCTGGCAATGCCTCCTCCTG TCAGGCCAAGGTTTACTGACGCCAAAATCAAGAGCTTCATGGTGGTGAGAGCTGGGAATTCAGCTCGTCTCAACATCAACTTTGAG GCTTCTCCTTGGCCTGAGGTCACCTGGCTGAAGGACAGTGGTCCAGTCTCCAAGCGGGTGACTATCAGCAACGCTGAGGgtgcttctcagctgctgaTCCCCTCCGCTGAGCGCTGCGACACAGGAATCTACACCATCATAGTCAAGAACATCGTCGGCCAAGAGACCTTCAGCATTGAGATCAGAGTCACAG ATGAGCCGAAGCCTCCAGGCCCAGTGGAGGTTGAGGAGAACGTCCCTGGAACCGTGACCGTGTCCTGGACTCCCTCCCCAGACGAGAAGAGAGACGACAGACTGCACTACTTGGTGTCCAAGAGAGACTCCAACAAGAGGCAGTGGAACACGGTGGCAGACCGCATCTTCAACAACAAGTTCACTGCCTGCAACATCATGCCTGGCAGAGACTACCAGTTCCGTGTTTACGCCAAGAACGACATGGGCTCCTCCAAACCCTCAGAGTCACCTAAGTGGTCAATCACGGGCAAAAAAG AAAAGTTTTTGCTGAACATGCCAGAGTCCAAGACTTGCAATCTGGAGCGACCTCCAAAGTTTCTTGTCCCGCTTAAAAAGCACACGGCTCCTGAAGGTTACGAGTGCTACATGAGCTGTGCAGTGAGAGGGGACCCCACACCCCACGTCACATGGTACAGGAACAACATCAGCCTCAACACCAACACCAACTACTACATCTCCAACACCTGTGGGGTTTGTTCCATGCTCATCCTGAGGGTCGGACCCAAGGACACCGGAGAGTACAAGATCATCGCTGAGAACCCTCTGGGAAGGGCAGAGTGCGCCACTAAACTCACAGTCAGAG ACTAA